In Aspergillus oryzae RIB40 DNA, chromosome 6, one genomic interval encodes:
- a CDS encoding putative SIR2 family histone deacetylase (Hst4) (sirtuin 5 and related class III sirtuins (SIR2 family)), with amino-acid sequence MDDGFSDVSELSSPPASPTPPPGFYPSPPPSQEADESSGTRSQDRDDLPPAKKRRRVAAPKERRTQRLDLSSSAGLSYTEQQAQIDLLTKTIRRHRKIVVIAGAGISTSAGIPDFRSTDGLFKSLQKKHNLKASGKLLFDAAVYQDETLTASFQDMVRSLSEEAAKTSPTAFHHMLARISQENRLTRLYTQNIDGIETSMPPLATQIPLNVKAPWPRTIQLHGSLEKMVCQKCRHLGDFDGDMFDRPDAPECPECARNNQFRIETGQRSHGIGKMRPRIVLYNEHNPDEEAITSVMNADVRSRPDALIVVGTSLKIPGVRRLVKSLCSVIRSRRNGVTMWINNEPPAGKEFEDCWDLMVKGDCEEVARLAALKRWDDHSENVFDECNASEVERVKNEHGVSIVIETPKKRQKTQTGFLTPSSSHDEEASKVPKKGGSRSNPASRGRSLQEVLKASKTAESKKPAAKKSAPRRKIKKDEPAKNTRITTFSKVTKAQKVATDTEKAVKLEKEENKPMHPLPPGAARNNGPMIPQLAQKGEETPQRSSRWRQPDTISPKSVPKGMSQLLNQPAA; translated from the exons ATGGACGATGGATTCTCGGACGTATCGGAGCTGAGCTCGCCGCCAGCTTCACCGACACCACCGCCAGGGTTCTATCCCTCGCCGCCTCCGTCACAGGAAGCAGACGAGTCAAGCGGCACCCGCAGCCAAGACCGAGATGACTTGCCGCCCgcaaaaaaaagaagacggGTCGCCGCCCCCAAGGAACGCCGAACACAACGTCTTGATCTCTCCAGCAGCGCCGGACTTTCTTATACTGAACAGCAGGCGCAGATCGATCTGTTAACGAAAACCATTCGTCGGCACCGCAAAATTGTCGTCATCGCTGGAGCGGGCATCTCCACCTCGGCCGGCA TTCCCGACTTCCGCTCGACGGATGGACTTTTTAAATCTCTACAGAAAAAACACAACCTAAAAGCGTCGGGGAAACTTCTCTTCGATGCTGCCGTCTATCAAGATGAAACACTAACCGCCTCCTTCCAAGACATGGTGCGGTCGCTGTCCGAAGAGGCAGCCAAGACCTCCCCAACGGCTTTTCACCACATGCTGGCTCGGATTAGCCAAGAAAATCGTCTGACCCGCCTGTACACCCAGAACATCGATGGCATTGAGACATCCATGCCTCCCTTAGCTACTCAGATCCCATTGAATGTAAAAGCCCCATGGCCGCGCACGATCCAGCTGCACGGAagcctggagaagatggtgtgCCAGAAATGTCGTCATCTCGGTGACTTCGATGGCGACATGTTCGACCGTCCAGATGCTCCGGAATGTCCAGAATGCGCAAGGAACAACCAATTTCGCATCGAGACGGGGCAgcgcagccatggcatcggTAAAATGCGGCCCCGGATTGTGCTCTACAACGAACACAACCCGGATGAGGAAGCCATTACGTCGGTTATGAACGCTGATGTACGCTCGCGCCCGGACGCGCTGATCGTGGTGGGCACTAGTCTAAAAATTCCCGGCGTGCGGCGCCTGGTGAAGAGTCTTTGTTCCGTCATCCGGAGTCGCCGAAACGGGGTGACCATGTGGATCAACAATGAACCTCCGGCCGGCAAAGAGTTTGAAGATTGCTGGGACTTGATGGTCAAGGGGGATTGTGAGGAAGTGGCACGGCTGGCCGCCCTGAAACGGTGGGATGACCACTCCGAGAACGTATTCGACGAATGCAATGCATCTGAGGTGGAGCGCGTGAAGAACGAGCATGGAGTGTCGATTGTCATCGAAacaccgaagaagaggcaaaagacTCAAACGGGCTTCCTCACGCCTTCCTCCAGTCACGACGAAGAGGCTTCAAAAGTACCAAAGAAGGGCGGATCTCGGTCCAACCCCGCCAGTCGCGGGCGCAGCCTCCAGGAAGTGCTCAAGGCGTCCAAGACCGCGGagtccaagaagccagccGCAAAGAAGAGTGCCCCTCGcaggaagatcaagaaagacGAGCCGGCTAAGAATACCCGGATTACCACCTTCAGCAAGGTTACTAAGGCGCAGAAGGTCGCGACCGACACGGAAAAGGCGGTcaagctggagaaagaggaaaacaagCCAATGCACCCTCTGCCTCCGGGTGCAGCTCGCAACAATGGCCCGATGATTCCTCAGCTGGCtcagaagggagaagagacCCCTCAGCGCAGCAGTCGTTGGCGCCAGCCAGACACAATTTCTCCCAAATCGGTTCCGAAGGGGATGAGCCAGTTGTTAAATCAGCCGGCCGCATGA
- a CDS encoding putative vesicle transport v-SNARE protein Gos1 (SNARE protein GS28): MAASTGTGWAQLRQQARSLETQTESLFHSYSQYASMTKLPPDPSEEEIRLESQLKELLEKRQSLVSQLARLLDSEATLTSSALKQNNLARHREVLQDHRRELQRLTSAIAESRDRANLLTNVRSDIDAYRASNPAAAEADYMLEERGRIDQSHNVIDGVLSQAYAINENFGLQRETLASINRRIVGAASQVPGMNALIGKIGSKRRRDALILGAFIGFCFLMLLFFR, encoded by the exons ATGGCTGCCTCAACAGGTACCGGGTGGGCTCAGCTCCGGCAGCAAGCCCGCTCTCTCGAGACTCAG ACTGAAAGCCTGTTCCACTCCTACTCGCAATATGCGTCGATGACAAAACTCCCCCCGGACccatctgaagaagaaatccgCCTGGAATCACAATTAAAAGAATTACTCGAAAAG CGTCAATCCCTCGTCTCCCAACTCGCCCGTCTACTCGACTCCGAAGCCACCCTGACCTCCTCTGCCCTGAAACAGAACAACCTCGCCCGCCATCGTGAAGtcctccaagaccaccgCCGCGAACTTCAACGTCTCACATCCGCCATCGCAGAATCTCGCGACCGCGCAAATCTACTCACGAATGTCCGCTCCGATATAGATGCCTATCGGGCGTCGAATCCCGCTGCCGCCGAAGCCGACTACATGCTCGAGGAGCGGGGTCGGATCGACCAAAGCCACAATGTGATAGACGGCGTTTTGAGCCAAGCATACGCCATCAACGAAAACTTTGGGCTTCAGCGCGAGACGCTGGCCAGTATTAATCGGCGTATTGTTGGAGCCGCTAGTCAGGTGCCCGGGATGAATGCGTTGATCGGGAAGATTGGGTCGAAGCGGAGGCGAGATGCGCTTATCTTGGGGGCCTTTATCGGGTTCTGCTTTTTGATGCTGCTTTTTTTCCGATAA
- a CDS encoding uncharacterized protein (predicted protein) has protein sequence MAVLNGTDDTNTLTSLAHAGFQYPPDSAGSFPSRYRGGTKFDTSIAGLHISFSPSGCNAVTLDGEGQAQLRVMEHSYGAENGLYDENKFSAAVASLTLAFCRGCGSEFNTDDILLILKRQASPDAQISFINEVYRALGVNCNYTQENDKLMSHQYLPKCLSVQAALGFIDKYKSRNFASNVPWTILQLRHASVLYALFLQYLKGGVQAEPPDAGKISTCGKYAELFLTVRFDADAIRILLGNTKWALDLLHYVLNDLLDLADDLESLLSDQEAFAQKLKTISSLPLIILLSSMSRAFLRFICRGLRGIQAGYATAPLTGDAGVYYAEIYRTLDTSPVRIDVYEKLLAGVDSTVRHVYHGAGFGDNERPGPEKELLVNGRIPPVLVTAVSTILRQTVPALKPDIDRMAIYMGDYSWLGLGSDRRAELYRRTRDVDIIKKIPFRSTASAGSDETQSGKHNPSQVRRRCVRCCEIMCGAYPPRPQLSSRMMYKLGYVRYCICGGGWTLESDFHR, from the exons ATGGCCGTCTTGAATGGAACCGATGATACGAATACACTGACTAGCTTAGCCCATGCGGGATTCCAATACCCCCCTGACTCTGCAGGTAGCTTCCCCTCAAGATATCGCGGTGGTACGAAGTTTGACACTTCTATAGCAGGTCTACACATCAGCTTCTCCCCTAGTGGCTGCAACGCTGTCACactggatggagaaggccaGGCGCAGCTACGGGTGATGGAACACTCGTATGGCGCGGAAAATGGACTTTACGATGAAA ATAAATtctctgctgctgttgcctCTTTGACATTGGCATTCTGCCGCGGATGCGGAAGCGAATTTAATACGGATGACATATTGTTAATTTTGAAACGGCAAGCATCACCTG ATGCGCAAATATCTTTCATCAACGAAGTTTACCGCGCGCTGGGGGTCAACTGCAACTATACACAGGAAAATGACAAATTGATGAGCCATCAGTACCTACCAAAATGCCTTAGTGTACAAGCTGCGCTGGGATTCATTGATAAATACAAGTCACGGAACTTTGCATCTAATGTGCCGTGGACAATTCTTCAGCTTCGCCATGCTTCTGTTCTATATGCGCTGTTTCTCCAGTACCTTAAAGGGGGTGTCCAGGCAGAACCCCCTGATGCAGGTAAGATCTCGACATGCGGGAAGTACGCAGAACTTTTTCTAACTGTAAGATTTGATGCAGATGCTATACGCATTTTACTTGGAAATACGAAATGGGCTCTGGACTTGTTACATTATGTTCTGAACGACCTTCTTGACCTCGCGGATGATCTAGAAAGCTTGCTTTCTGACCAGGAGGCCTTTGCCCAAAAAT TGAAAACCATAAGTTCTCTGCCCCTGATCATCCTCTTGTCTAGTATGTCCCGAGCCTTCCTGCGCTTCATCTGCCGGGGGTTGCGAGGAATTCAGGCCGGCTACGCTACCGCACCTCTGACGGGCGACGCTGGCGTCTACTATGCCGAGATTTATCGAACCCTAGACACGTCCCCTGTGCGAATTGACGTTTATGAGAAATTGCTTGCTGGGGTGGACTCGACCGTGCGACATGTCTATCATGGCGCAGGTTTCGGAGACAATGAACGGCCGGGCCCTGAAAAGGAGCTCTTAGTCAACGGCCGTATCCCCCCTGTTCTTGTTACAGCAGTCTCTACTATTCTCCGACAGACGGTCCCTGCGCTCAAGCCCGATATCGATCGGATGGCTATCTATATGGGTGACTACAGCTGGCTCGGCCTTGGGTCCGACCGACGTGCAGAACTGTACCGGAGGACCAGGGACgtggatatcatcaagaagatTCCTTTCAGAAGCACGGCATCTGCGGGCTCGGACGAGACTCAAAGCGGAAAACACAATCCCAGTCAGGTGCGCAGACGGTGCGTCCGTTGTTGCGAGATTATGTGCGGTGCCTACCCGCCACGCCCACAGCTATCGTCTCGCATGATGTACAAGTTGGGCTATGTGCGGTATTGTATTTGTGGAGGTGGATGGACACTGGAATCAGACTTCCACCGCTAG
- a CDS encoding uncharacterized protein (predicted protein), which produces MTASYLNSELALGEVDLALLLSLGLEGGLVLGKAATEITGKLGAKVEREVLLVLVEQAELSALVGVDDGVDTSNRLADVVAVTNSQSAFSGLLPFSRCGCPKRILRCRCSPSSFRSRFGGFLGRLKIFLA; this is translated from the exons ATGACTGCCTCATACCTTAACAGCGAACTTGCGCTGGGGGAAGTGGATCTCGCgcttcttctgtctctcGGTCTTGAGGGAGGCCTCGTGCTTGGTAAGGCGGCGACGGAGATCACGGGTAAGCTTGGGGCGAAGGTCGAGAGGGAGGtacttcttgttcttgtaGAACAAGCGGAGCTGAGCGCGCTGGTTGGCGTTGATGACGGTGTGGACACGAGCAATCGACTTGCGGACGTCGTGGCTGTAACAAATTCACAATCAGCATTTTCTGGTCTGCTTCCGTTTTCCCGTTGTGGTTGTCCAAAAAGAATTTTGCGCTGTCGTTGCAGTCCCTCCTCTTTTCGCAGTAGAT TCGGGGGTTTCTTGGGAcggttgaagatcttcttAGCCTAA
- a CDS encoding uncharacterized protein (predicted protein), which translates to MPMIMDDGINVDDLFGESASLELGLPATAPTSNSTKGLAQRLDEMRLLGCCQKIAWSKQGCIAYISQDTLRVNLRHLECRPSDGKWVLSDDTPLHPVAEAHGGQPLVHLCWNEIGSELAVVDSSGRVSIYNIAISLNSLAGQRQAAFDPVDDATQIVGMMWLNIQRSVHAFNVAAMVQGRRAYSPFRRRPIGPFHPAGKAALLCVTRSGIIRLLYQNPDNKWAEISAELKNASYSDRLLTHAAIVATQNGILIATYSACQKIYFYRVQINWTPPQWDPSQLKQAPNQFPVPSFRFMHSKVEAPCIIPSASRNGEATNDGMPSSTNPLYCLTRLDIVLAAHDNSAGMTTNPWIIAVFSIPPHATPDHSQQQSPCSVIVRWQLESAPQVLHPKFDEVNAKKNNAQIKSRLSMETS; encoded by the exons ATGCCAATGATCATGGACGACGGCATCAATGTTGACGATTTGTTTGGCGAGTCTGCCTCTCTGGAGCTGGGCTTGCCAGCGACCGCCCCTACCTCTAACTCCACCAAAGGTCTTGCTCAGCGCTTAGATGAGATGCGACTTTTGGGGTGCTGTCA GAAGATTGCCTGGTCTAAACAGGGCTGCATTGCATATATCTCTCAAGATACATTGAGAGTGAATCTTCGTCACCTTGAATGTCGCCCATCTGACGGCAAGTGGGTGCTGAGCGATGACACTCCATTGCACCCAGTGGCAGAGGCCCATGGGGGCCAGCCTCTCGTCCATCTATGCTGGAATGAAATTGGGTCTGAATTAGCTGTGGTTGACTCGTCTGGACGAGTTTCGATTTATAATATTGCGATTTCTCTTAACAGTCTAGCTGGACAACGTCAGGCGGCGTTTGATCCAGTCGATGATGCGACTCAGATCGTCGGCATGATGTGGCTGAACATTCAACGTTCC GTTCATGCTTTCAATGTAGCAGCGATGGTACAAGGACGCCGGGCATATTCGCCATTTCGACGCCGCCCAATAGGTCCCTTTCACCCAGCTGGGAAAGCCGCTTTGTTATGTGTCACCAGATCTGGCATCATTAGGCTCTTGTACCAGAACCCCGACAACAAGTGGGCAGAGATCTCTGCAGAACTGAAGAACGCGAGCTACTCCGACCGACTTCTTACCCATGCCGCTATAGTGGCCACTCAGAATGGGATTCTCATCGCTACTTACTCTGCATGCCAAAAAATCTACTTCTATCGAGTGCAGATTAACTGGACTCCCCCACAGTGGGATCCGAGCCAGTTAAAGCAGGCACCAAACCAATTCCCAGTTCCAAGCTTTCGCTTCATGCATTCTAAAGTTGAGGCTCCTTGTATCATACCAAGTGCAAGCCGCAACGGGGAAGCAACTAACGATGGAATGCCATCCTCTACCAACCCACTATATTGCCTCACCCGCCTGGATATAGTCCTCGCCGCACATGACAATTCTGCAGGGATGACTACGAATCCATGGATAATAGCTGTTTTCTCGATCCCCCCCCACGCTACTCCTGACCACTCACAGCAACAGAGCCCCTGTAGTGTCATTGTCCGATGGCAGTTAGAGTCTGCTCCACAGGTGCTTCACCCAAAGTTTGACGAGGTGAatgcaaagaagaacaatgcTCAAATAAAG AGCAGACTGAGCATGGAAACGTCCTAG